From a single Streptomyces rubradiris genomic region:
- a CDS encoding cytochrome P450 yields the protein MTTPDAVPLSGPRFQTEPARLYREMRRDHGSVVPVLLDGDIPAWLVLGYRELHQVTGDPVLFSRDSDLWNQWENIPADWPLLPMIGRKQPSILYTVGERHRQRAAMVSNALEAVDPFEMRGHAERFADELIDALCAEGEADLIAQYAMLLPVRVLARLYGFSDEDGPGLVTALNDMIDGRERALAGQAHLAGSMARLVAERRKEPADDVVSRMLADGSGFSDEEIVQDLMVMMAAGHQPTADWIGNSLRLMLTDDRFAASLFGGRNSVAEAMNEVLWEDTPTQNVAGRWAARDTRLGGRAVRAGDLLLLGLQGANSDPQVRTDASELTGGNNAHFSFGHGEHRCPFPAQEVAEVIARTGIEVVLDRLPDIDLAVPADSLTRRPSPWLRGLTRLPVRFSPVPAR from the coding sequence GTGACCACCCCCGACGCCGTCCCGCTCAGCGGACCCCGGTTCCAGACCGAACCCGCGCGCCTGTACCGGGAGATGCGGCGCGACCACGGCTCCGTGGTGCCGGTGCTGCTCGACGGTGACATCCCGGCCTGGCTGGTGCTCGGCTACCGGGAACTGCACCAGGTCACCGGCGATCCCGTGCTGTTCAGCCGGGACTCGGACCTGTGGAACCAGTGGGAGAACATCCCCGCGGACTGGCCGCTGCTGCCGATGATCGGGCGCAAGCAGCCGTCGATCCTCTACACCGTCGGCGAACGGCACCGGCAGCGCGCGGCGATGGTGAGCAACGCGCTGGAGGCGGTGGACCCGTTCGAGATGCGCGGGCACGCCGAGCGGTTCGCGGACGAGCTGATCGACGCGCTGTGCGCCGAGGGCGAGGCCGATCTGATCGCGCAGTACGCCATGCTGCTGCCGGTACGGGTCCTGGCCCGGCTGTACGGGTTCTCCGACGAGGACGGCCCCGGGCTGGTCACCGCCCTGAACGACATGATCGACGGCCGGGAGCGGGCGCTGGCCGGGCAGGCGCACCTGGCCGGTTCCATGGCCCGGTTGGTCGCGGAGCGCAGGAAGGAGCCCGCGGACGACGTGGTCTCCCGGATGCTCGCCGACGGCAGCGGGTTCAGCGACGAGGAGATCGTCCAGGACCTGATGGTGATGATGGCGGCCGGGCACCAGCCGACCGCGGACTGGATCGGCAACTCGCTCCGGCTGATGCTGACCGACGACCGGTTCGCCGCCTCCCTGTTCGGCGGGCGCAACAGCGTCGCCGAGGCGATGAACGAGGTGCTGTGGGAGGACACGCCCACGCAGAACGTGGCGGGCCGCTGGGCCGCCCGCGACACCCGCCTCGGCGGCCGGGCCGTCCGGGCCGGCGACCTGCTGCTGCTCGGTCTGCAGGGCGCCAACTCCGATCCGCAGGTGCGCACCGACGCCTCGGAGCTGACCGGCGGCAACAACGCGCACTTCTCCTTCGGCCACGGCGAGCACCGCTGCCCGTTCCCCGCGCAGGAGGTCGCCGAGGTGATCGCGCGGACCGGCATCGAGGTGGTACTGGACCGGCTGCCGGACATCGACCTGGCGGTGCCCGCCGACTCCCTCACCCGGCGGCCCTCGCCCTGGCTGAGAGGACTGACCAGACTGCCCGTCCGGTTCAGCCCCGTACCAGCCCGCTGA